A stretch of DNA from Cellulomonas xiejunii:
CTGCTCGGCGAGCAGGACGGTGAGCCCGGTGCGGTCGCACAGCTCGCGCAGCGTGCGCATGATCTGGGCGACGACGAGGGGCGCGAGGCCCAGCGACGGTTCGTCGAGCAGCAGCACGCGGGGCCGGGCGACGAGCGCGCGGGCGATCGCGAGCATCTGCCGCTCGCCGCCGGAGAGCTGGTGGCCGAGGGTCGTGCGGCGTCGCTCGAGGGGCTCGAAGAGCGCGTACATCTCGGCGAGCGCGGCTCGCAGGCCGCCGGGGTCGCGGCGCCAGAGCCCGCCGAGCCGCAGGTTCTCCTCGACGGTGAGCTCGGTGATGACGCCGCGCCCCTCGGGCACCTGGGCGAGCCCGCGGCGCACGCGGTCCTCGACGCCGACGCGGGCGAGGTCCCGCCCGTCGAGGTGCACGGTGCCGGCCGACGGCGCGAGCAGCCCGGACACGGTCCGCAGCAGCGTGGTCTTGCCGGCGCCGTTGCCGCCGACGAGCGCGACGACGGTGCCGTCGTCGACGTCGAACGAGACGCCGTGCAGGACGGGCGCGCCGCCGTATCCGACGACGAGGTCCCGCACGCTCAGGGCTGCGCTCACGGGGCGGTCACCTCGATCCCGAGGTACGCCGCGGTGACGGCGGGGTCCCGGCGGACGTCGTCGGGCAGGCCGTCGGCGATGACCCGCCCGAAGTCGAGCACGACGACCCGGTCGCACAGCCCCATGACGAAGTCGACGTGGTGCTCGACGAGCAGGACCGCGCACCCGGTCGCGGCTACGCGCCGCACGACGGCGTCGAGCTCGGCGATGTCGGCGGCGCCGAGCCCGCCCGCGGGCTCGTCGAGCAGCAGGAGCCGGGGATCGGCGACGA
This window harbors:
- a CDS encoding ABC transporter ATP-binding protein, with the protein product MSAALSVRDLVVGYGGAPVLHGVSFDVDDGTVVALVGGNGAGKTTLLRTVSGLLAPSAGTVHLDGRDLARVGVEDRVRRGLAQVPEGRGVITELTVEENLRLGGLWRRDPGGLRAALAEMYALFEPLERRRTTLGHQLSGGERQMLAIARALVARPRVLLLDEPSLGLAPLVVAQIMRTLRELCDRTGLTVLLAEQNVSGALSVADRGLVLGLGEVVASRPAAELAGDEALRHAYLGF